One stretch of bacterium DNA includes these proteins:
- a CDS encoding helix-turn-helix transcriptional regulator, with product MKITKDLECMRAAHEVQAEGIRAHPDFKRVSDEFDVEYDVARQMLATRTQAGLSQAALARRMHTTQSVVSRIESGVNVSVETLARFAAACGTRLEVRMVRVSRA from the coding sequence ATGAAGATAACTAAAGATTTGGAATGTATGCGTGCGGCCCATGAGGTGCAGGCCGAGGGTATTCGTGCGCATCCGGATTTTAAACGGGTGTCTGACGAGTTTGATGTGGAATATGATGTAGCGCGCCAGATGCTGGCGACCCGCACGCAAGCAGGGCTGTCCCAGGCCGCTCTGGCGCGGCGGATGCATACTACGCAGAGCGTGGTGTCCCGGATTGAGTCCGGCGTAAATGTGTCCGTTGAAACATTGGCTCGTTTCGCCGCAGCATGCGGAACGCGATTAGAGGTGAGGATGGTCCGCGTAAGTAGGGCCTGA
- a CDS encoding AbrB/MazE/SpoVT family DNA-binding domain-containing protein, giving the protein MNDMATATLTSKGQLVIPKPIRDYLHLHSGDMLDFMVQESGDVLMRPAVEDVRKLKGLLHKPGRKSVSLEAMRQAIRQRGGALS; this is encoded by the coding sequence ATGAATGATATGGCAACGGCCACGCTGACAAGTAAAGGGCAACTGGTAATCCCTAAACCCATCAGGGATTATCTGCATTTGCATTCAGGCGACATGCTGGACTTTATGGTTCAGGAGAGCGGGGATGTGCTGATGCGACCCGCCGTCGAGGATGTCCGCAAGCTTAAAGGGTTGCTGCATAAACCCGGGCGGAAATCGGTGTCACTGGAGGCCATGCGGCAGGCGATCCGTCAGCGTGGAGGCGCGCTGTCATGA
- a CDS encoding type II toxin-antitoxin system VapC family toxin, translating into MIGLDTNVLIRYLTHDDPNQSQKASSIVEEAATKGEKLLIHPIVLCELVWVLESAYDYGRGEVATTLDKILRTAQFEIPGKEVVWSAWTDYRSGKGDFADYLIGRANGQLGAVHTVTFDKALKAHKQFRTI; encoded by the coding sequence ATGATTGGTCTGGATACCAATGTCCTGATTCGATACCTCACCCACGACGACCCGAACCAGTCGCAGAAGGCCTCCTCTATCGTTGAAGAGGCTGCAACAAAGGGCGAGAAACTTCTCATCCATCCGATCGTGTTATGCGAACTGGTGTGGGTTTTGGAGTCAGCCTATGACTATGGGCGTGGCGAAGTGGCTACGACCCTTGATAAAATTTTGCGTACCGCCCAGTTTGAGATTCCGGGTAAGGAAGTGGTCTGGAGTGCGTGGACCGACTATCGCTCAGGTAAGGGTGATTTCGCAGACTATTTGATCGGCCGCGCGAACGGGCAGTTGGGTGCGGTTCACACGGTGACCTTTGATAAGGCATTAAAGGCCCATAAGCAATTTCGAACAATATAA
- a CDS encoding L,D-transpeptidase family protein, with product MNGLERVDKPRRWPLMLGLALMSVIVIGLAGWYYFQRPGVPAQDAAGTAATTEDGAKLPVVTGVPPVEPVGSGQVAEEGVKAPVTGVPPVVTPKDAAGTAATTPEDGTKLPVVTGVPPVMALKEAADALLAADKKDLAREKYYEALAAGPEAALKATIEEKLGKLNVEMIRLPWPMAEKQEVVVQTNDAVKLIARRFGTTVEMIVKGNELKRPDIIRPGQRLKVFTGKMGIVVSKSRHDLLVTANGRFFKRYQVATGRYEKTPVGTFAVAERIPEPPWHRDDGKVIPFGDKENILGTRWMAIKSTGTTPEIRGYGIHGTWDNASIGKSESAGCIRLKNEDVEELFEMVSIGTPVVIQD from the coding sequence ATGAATGGACTAGAAAGAGTGGATAAGCCACGTCGGTGGCCTTTAATGTTGGGGTTGGCTCTGATGTCGGTGATCGTGATCGGGCTGGCGGGTTGGTATTATTTCCAGCGTCCTGGCGTCCCTGCACAAGATGCCGCCGGTACGGCGGCTACTACAGAAGACGGCGCGAAGCTCCCTGTAGTAACCGGGGTGCCGCCGGTAGAGCCAGTAGGCAGTGGGCAGGTGGCAGAAGAAGGTGTGAAAGCACCTGTAACCGGCGTGCCGCCGGTAGTGACGCCGAAAGATGCCGCCGGCACGGCGGCTACTACACCAGAAGATGGTACGAAGCTCCCTGTAGTAACCGGCGTGCCGCCGGTAATGGCTCTGAAAGAGGCCGCCGATGCGCTTCTGGCGGCCGATAAGAAAGACCTCGCCCGGGAGAAATATTACGAAGCATTGGCCGCCGGTCCGGAGGCCGCCTTGAAAGCCACGATTGAGGAGAAATTGGGCAAGTTGAATGTCGAGATGATCCGGCTGCCATGGCCAATGGCTGAAAAACAGGAGGTGGTCGTCCAGACCAATGATGCCGTCAAACTCATTGCCCGCAGGTTTGGCACCACCGTCGAAATGATCGTGAAGGGGAATGAACTCAAACGTCCCGATATTATCCGGCCCGGTCAGCGCCTCAAGGTCTTTACCGGGAAGATGGGGATAGTAGTGAGTAAATCCCGGCATGACCTTTTGGTGACAGCGAATGGGCGGTTTTTCAAGCGGTATCAGGTGGCGACCGGCCGGTATGAGAAAACCCCTGTAGGCACCTTTGCGGTGGCCGAGCGTATCCCTGAACCGCCGTGGCACCGGGATGATGGCAAGGTGATTCCGTTCGGCGACAAGGAGAATATCCTTGGCACCCGCTGGATGGCCATCAAGTCGACCGGCACCACCCCGGAAATCAGGGGCTATGGCATTCATGGCACCTGGGATAACGCCTCTATCGGGAAATCCGAAAGCGCCGGCTGTATCCGCCTCAAGAATGAGGATGTGGAAGAGCTCTTCGAGATGGTCTCGATAGGGACTCCTGTTGTTATTCAGGACTGA
- the aspS gene encoding aspartate--tRNA ligase translates to MHQYRTHNCGQLKLDQVAQTVRISGWVFRKRDHGQLLFIDLRDHYGQTQVVITPDRSFFEECQKVRPESVITVTGTVVARSQDTINETLPTGKIEVLAESLTVESLADPLPFQITIEEDGPEETRLKYRFLDLRRERLHKNILLRSQIIASLRQRMIGHGFTEFQTPILTSSSPEGARDYLVPSRVHPGKFYALPQAPQQFKQLLMVAGFDRYFQIAPCFRDEDARADRSPGEFYQLDMEMSFVTQDDVFAVVEDVIHGVFTEFSKVTNDKPPFERIPYATAMVKYGTDKPDLRIPIIMQDVSDIFRASKFNAFRSVVEKGGVVRAIPVKGIADKPRSFFDKLVEYAQSLGSKGLAYLVWEGGVVKGPILKFLSEEELKALAARAGMTDGDVMFFVSDQAKVANKICGDLRTKLGRDLDIIPKGINRFCWIVDFPMFEFDEETRSITFSHNPFSMPQGGMSALVEKDPLDILAFQYDIVCNGVELSSGAIRNHSPDVMYKAFTIAGYPPEEVDKRFGGMINAFKLGAPPHGGIAPGVDRMVMLLAGESNIREVIAFPMNQKAQDLMMNAPNNVMDKQLRELHLKLDLPKEKEKKEEAK, encoded by the coding sequence ATGCATCAATATAGAACACATAACTGTGGTCAGCTGAAGCTCGATCAGGTGGCTCAAACGGTCCGGATTTCCGGCTGGGTATTCCGTAAACGGGACCATGGGCAATTGCTTTTCATCGATCTACGTGACCATTATGGCCAGACGCAGGTGGTGATCACCCCTGATCGCTCCTTCTTCGAAGAATGCCAGAAGGTCCGGCCTGAAAGCGTGATCACGGTGACCGGCACTGTGGTAGCCAGAAGTCAGGATACGATCAATGAGACCCTGCCGACCGGGAAAATCGAAGTGCTGGCCGAGTCGCTCACGGTGGAGAGTCTCGCGGATCCGCTTCCCTTCCAGATTACCATTGAGGAAGACGGCCCGGAAGAGACCCGGCTGAAATACCGGTTCCTGGATCTCCGGCGTGAACGGTTGCATAAAAACATCCTGTTGCGCTCCCAGATCATCGCCAGCCTGCGCCAGCGCATGATCGGGCATGGGTTTACGGAATTCCAGACCCCCATCCTGACCAGCAGTTCTCCGGAAGGGGCCCGCGATTATCTGGTCCCCAGCCGCGTTCATCCGGGCAAGTTCTATGCGCTTCCCCAGGCCCCCCAGCAGTTCAAGCAGCTGCTCATGGTCGCGGGCTTTGATAGGTATTTCCAGATTGCCCCCTGCTTCCGCGATGAGGATGCCCGGGCGGATCGGTCGCCAGGTGAATTTTACCAGCTCGATATGGAAATGTCGTTTGTCACCCAGGATGATGTGTTTGCCGTCGTCGAGGATGTGATCCACGGGGTATTCACCGAGTTCTCGAAGGTGACGAATGATAAGCCGCCGTTCGAGCGCATTCCCTATGCGACGGCCATGGTGAAGTATGGGACCGATAAGCCGGACCTGAGAATTCCGATTATCATGCAGGATGTGTCGGATATCTTCCGCGCTTCCAAATTCAATGCGTTCCGCTCGGTGGTGGAAAAAGGCGGAGTGGTGCGGGCCATCCCGGTCAAGGGCATCGCCGATAAACCGCGCAGTTTCTTCGATAAGCTGGTTGAGTATGCCCAGTCATTGGGTTCCAAAGGCCTGGCCTATCTGGTCTGGGAGGGCGGCGTTGTAAAGGGCCCCATCCTGAAGTTCCTGTCTGAGGAGGAACTCAAGGCCCTGGCCGCGCGCGCGGGCATGACTGACGGGGATGTGATGTTCTTTGTGAGCGACCAGGCCAAGGTGGCGAATAAGATCTGTGGCGATCTCCGCACCAAGCTGGGGCGGGATCTGGACATCATTCCGAAGGGGATCAACCGATTCTGCTGGATTGTGGATTTCCCGATGTTCGAGTTCGATGAGGAAACCCGCAGCATCACCTTCTCTCATAACCCGTTCTCCATGCCTCAGGGTGGCATGAGCGCCCTGGTCGAGAAGGATCCGCTGGATATCCTGGCTTTCCAGTATGACATCGTCTGCAATGGCGTGGAGCTCTCCAGCGGGGCGATCCGTAACCATAGTCCGGACGTCATGTATAAGGCCTTTACCATCGCCGGTTATCCTCCGGAGGAGGTGGATAAGCGATTTGGCGGAATGATCAACGCCTTCAAGCTGGGCGCACCGCCCCACGGCGGGATTGCCCCCGGGGTGGACCGCATGGTCATGCTGTTGGCGGGCGAGAGCAATATCCGCGAGGTGATTGCCTTCCCGATGAACCAGAAGGCGCAGGATCTGATGATGAATGCGCCTAATAACGTCATGGATAAGCAGCTGCGGGAACTGCATCTCAAGCTGGATCTTCCGAAAGAAAAAGAGAAGAAGGAAGAGGCAAAGTAG
- the ispF gene encoding 2-C-methyl-D-erythritol 2,4-cyclodiphosphate synthase, with product MIRTGIGFDIHRFAPGRKLILGGIEIPSPDGLEGHSDADVLCHALADALLGAIADGDIGQHFPNTDPRWKDADSVELLRQVVLRVRVKGFQVVNVDAVITAERPKVMPFALRMRERLAPVLGVTIGEVSIKATTMEGLGAIGRGEGIAVMASVLVEKQP from the coding sequence ATGATTCGAACTGGCATAGGCTTTGATATCCATCGGTTCGCACCCGGACGCAAACTCATTCTGGGCGGGATCGAGATTCCGTCACCTGACGGGCTGGAAGGCCATTCGGATGCGGATGTGCTCTGTCATGCCCTGGCCGATGCCCTGCTGGGCGCGATTGCGGATGGGGATATCGGGCAGCATTTCCCCAATACCGACCCCAGGTGGAAAGACGCCGATAGTGTCGAGTTACTCCGTCAGGTGGTCCTCCGGGTCAGGGTCAAGGGATTCCAGGTGGTGAATGTGGATGCCGTGATCACCGCCGAGCGGCCCAAAGTGATGCCCTTTGCGTTACGCATGCGGGAACGCCTGGCTCCGGTGCTGGGGGTGACGATCGGCGAGGTGTCGATCAAGGCCACGACCATGGAAGGGCTTGGCGCGATCGGGCGTGGCGAGGGGATTGCGGTCATGGCTAGTGTGCTGGTTGAAAAGCAGCCATAA
- a CDS encoding transposase, with amino-acid sequence MSIPENLPVGGALCAATPPHSADLRRNRISLPIHMYHVTKRLDKHVASTLNLTCFGKILVAAFVHQRNRHNCRLFAFVVMPDHIHWLFAIPEAGSLSERVKVTFNWSSVQINRACSRHGPLWQDGFYDHLLREDEPIAGLIDYIEANPVRKCLCEFPGDWEWSSAYPALQNGLDRDWLSFHRFK; translated from the coding sequence ATGTCGATTCCTGAAAATCTACCCGTGGGAGGGGCGCTATGCGCCGCGACGCCTCCGCATTCCGCCGATCTTCGCCGCAACCGGATCAGTCTTCCCATACACATGTATCACGTCACTAAACGTCTTGATAAGCATGTGGCGTCGACCCTTAATTTGACCTGTTTCGGCAAGATCCTTGTTGCCGCTTTTGTCCATCAGCGGAATCGGCACAATTGCAGATTATTCGCATTTGTGGTTATGCCTGACCATATCCATTGGCTTTTTGCCATTCCCGAGGCAGGCTCGCTCTCAGAGCGTGTCAAGGTCACGTTCAACTGGTCTTCGGTACAGATTAATCGGGCCTGTAGCCGCCATGGGCCGCTATGGCAGGATGGATTTTACGATCATCTGTTGCGGGAGGACGAGCCCATTGCGGGATTGATCGACTATATTGAGGCAAATCCAGTTCGGAAATGCCTGTGTGAGTTCCCCGGAGATTGGGAATGGTCAAGTGCGTATCCTGCCTTGCAGAACGGTCTGGATCGGGACTGGTTGAGCTTCCACAGATTCAAGTGA
- the cysS gene encoding cysteine--tRNA ligase: MNIHNTLTQQSEEVVPLEGKTLRLYTCGPTVYNYAHIGNFRAYIFEDLLRRCIKYSGFKVVQVMNLTDVDDKTIAGAIKAGVSLDVFTKPFKAAFFEDLKALNIEPAEHYPAATDHVPEMIAMIRKLMDKGHAYQSEDGSIYFSVSSFPGYGKLAHLDMAGLRPGARVHQDEYEKENVADFALWKAWDEKDGDVVWEAPWGRGRPGWHIECSAMATKYLGESFDMHTGGVDNIFPHHEDEIAQSEGASGKPYVRYWLHCAHLVVDGRKMSKSLGNFYTLRDVISRGFLGREVRYVLMAGHYRQSLNFSFDALTAARSALQRLDEFQDRLKSVVADVTSRSEVPDWASIMKTKFDAGLADDLNISESLGALFDLVHAGNRAMDAKTLAPAQAATVLNVLAEFDAVLGFLAKPADVIPQEALDLLELRQQARQSKNWPEADRVRQELAALGWIIQDTPQGPKLKKK, encoded by the coding sequence ATGAACATTCACAATACATTGACGCAACAATCGGAAGAGGTCGTGCCGCTTGAGGGAAAGACTCTTCGCCTCTATACCTGCGGTCCCACCGTTTATAACTACGCGCATATCGGCAACTTCCGGGCCTATATCTTCGAGGACCTTCTTCGCCGTTGCATCAAGTACTCCGGCTTCAAGGTGGTGCAGGTGATGAACCTGACTGATGTGGATGACAAGACAATTGCAGGGGCCATCAAGGCCGGCGTGTCGCTTGACGTCTTCACCAAGCCCTTTAAAGCCGCCTTTTTTGAGGATTTGAAGGCGTTGAACATAGAGCCCGCAGAACACTACCCTGCCGCCACCGACCATGTGCCTGAGATGATCGCCATGATCCGGAAGCTCATGGATAAGGGCCATGCCTATCAGTCGGAAGATGGCTCCATCTATTTCAGTGTATCCAGTTTTCCCGGCTATGGAAAATTGGCCCATCTGGACATGGCCGGGTTACGCCCCGGCGCCCGAGTTCATCAGGATGAGTACGAGAAAGAGAATGTGGCCGATTTTGCCCTTTGGAAAGCCTGGGATGAAAAAGATGGCGACGTGGTATGGGAGGCCCCTTGGGGCCGCGGCCGGCCTGGATGGCACATTGAATGTTCCGCCATGGCGACCAAATACCTGGGCGAGAGCTTTGATATGCACACGGGCGGGGTGGATAATATCTTCCCGCATCATGAGGATGAAATCGCCCAGAGTGAAGGGGCCAGTGGCAAGCCGTACGTGAGGTATTGGTTGCATTGCGCCCATCTGGTGGTGGATGGCCGGAAAATGTCCAAGTCGCTTGGGAACTTTTACACCCTGAGGGATGTCATTTCCCGCGGGTTTTTGGGGCGTGAAGTCCGCTATGTCCTGATGGCAGGGCATTACCGGCAGTCTCTGAATTTCTCATTCGATGCCCTGACGGCCGCCCGCAGTGCCTTGCAGCGTCTGGACGAATTCCAGGATCGCCTCAAATCGGTGGTGGCCGACGTTACTAGCAGAAGCGAAGTGCCGGACTGGGCGTCGATCATGAAGACAAAATTTGATGCCGGCCTGGCTGATGATCTGAATATTTCGGAGTCGTTGGGGGCCTTGTTCGATCTGGTTCATGCCGGGAACCGCGCCATGGACGCTAAAACCCTTGCGCCCGCACAGGCGGCGACCGTGCTCAATGTGTTGGCTGAATTTGATGCGGTCCTTGGGTTTCTGGCAAAGCCGGCTGACGTTATTCCCCAGGAAGCCCTTGACCTGCTCGAACTCCGGCAGCAGGCGCGGCAGTCGAAAAACTGGCCTGAGGCGGATCGCGTGCGTCAAGAGCTGGCGGCTTTGGGGTGGATCATTCAGGATACCCCGCAAGGACCGAAATTGAAGAAGAAATAG
- the tmk gene encoding dTMP kinase, which produces MTDKGKFITFEGPEGGGKSTHIKRLAERLKELGHEVLLTREPGGTPTGETIRGILQHEQSGENICPETELLLFEASRAQLVRTVILPALQRGTWVLCDRFIDSTTAYQGYGRGFDLETIGFLNTYAVGPCVPDLTLVMDVDMKTSRERLLQRNLAQNTTSDRIEREAIEFHERVHHGFLELAKRSPERIKVVNAMREQDAVAADIWTIVQSSAQADSERKRI; this is translated from the coding sequence ATGACTGATAAAGGCAAATTCATAACTTTCGAAGGCCCTGAGGGTGGTGGGAAGTCGACCCACATCAAGCGCCTTGCGGAACGGTTAAAAGAGCTGGGTCATGAGGTTTTACTGACGCGTGAACCGGGCGGCACCCCAACGGGCGAGACCATCCGGGGGATCCTTCAGCATGAGCAGTCAGGGGAAAATATCTGTCCGGAGACGGAGCTCCTGCTGTTTGAGGCCAGTCGAGCCCAGTTGGTGCGGACCGTTATTCTGCCGGCCCTTCAGCGGGGCACCTGGGTCTTGTGTGACCGGTTTATTGATTCGACCACCGCCTATCAGGGGTATGGGCGCGGATTTGACCTTGAGACCATCGGTTTCCTCAATACCTATGCGGTGGGGCCCTGTGTTCCTGATCTGACCCTTGTCATGGACGTGGATATGAAAACCAGCCGGGAGCGGTTGTTGCAGCGTAATCTGGCACAGAATACCACGAGTGATCGCATTGAGCGCGAGGCGATTGAGTTCCATGAGCGGGTGCATCACGGGTTCCTTGAGTTGGCAAAGCGCTCGCCGGAACGCATCAAAGTGGTGAATGCCATGCGGGAGCAGGACGCTGTTGCCGCTGACATCTGGACGATAGTTCAATCTTCAGCGCAAGCTGACTCGGAGCGAAAAAGAATTTGA
- a CDS encoding DNA polymerase III subunit: protein MKTETPVSMALASFDGAVRMGRVGQAYLVIGNLREEALPFAEAALQQLFCQEMVKPCGACPACQQIRDHKHVDVVWIEPEKKSRVVGVDRIRDLQRVIYQTSYSGGWKAVVFVGADRIGEEAANSFLKTLEEPPARCIFFLLTDTPQAILPTILSRCQRVLLSSESELLAEPWRGVLLEILTTPLGGGLMGRLTRSSRLEKLLSDIKKLVEKEEKKRYQEEQDALRNPDEKVKATKAKDAVLEARIEARFRGLRAMVLRAMLFWYRDLLVSVTAPGADAAALRYPDQVARLAALAQGLSYADAVGNVRAIESMQRQFDRNLPAGIVLSGAVNSLSA from the coding sequence ATGAAGACTGAAACTCCAGTCTCGATGGCCTTGGCCTCCTTTGATGGCGCTGTCCGGATGGGGCGGGTGGGGCAGGCCTATCTGGTGATCGGGAATCTCCGTGAAGAGGCGCTTCCCTTTGCCGAGGCCGCGTTGCAGCAGTTGTTTTGCCAGGAGATGGTAAAGCCTTGCGGGGCCTGTCCGGCGTGCCAGCAGATCCGTGACCACAAACATGTCGATGTGGTGTGGATTGAGCCGGAAAAGAAATCCCGGGTGGTGGGGGTCGACCGCATTCGGGACCTGCAGAGGGTGATTTACCAGACCTCCTATAGCGGCGGGTGGAAGGCCGTGGTGTTTGTCGGAGCCGACCGTATTGGGGAAGAGGCCGCAAATTCCTTCCTGAAAACCCTTGAGGAGCCGCCGGCCCGTTGCATTTTCTTCCTGCTGACCGACACGCCTCAAGCGATTCTACCCACCATTTTATCCCGTTGCCAGCGGGTGCTCCTGTCGTCTGAGTCAGAGCTCCTGGCGGAACCCTGGCGCGGGGTCTTGCTGGAGATCCTGACGACGCCATTAGGTGGCGGGTTGATGGGGCGGTTAACCCGTTCCAGCCGGCTTGAAAAACTTCTTTCGGATATCAAGAAACTGGTCGAGAAAGAGGAAAAGAAGCGTTATCAGGAAGAACAGGACGCTCTCCGCAATCCGGATGAAAAGGTCAAGGCCACGAAGGCCAAGGATGCGGTGCTGGAGGCGCGGATAGAGGCCCGGTTTCGCGGGTTGCGCGCCATGGTCTTGCGTGCCATGCTGTTCTGGTATCGGGATCTCCTGGTGTCCGTGACCGCGCCCGGGGCGGATGCGGCGGCGTTGCGGTATCCCGATCAGGTGGCGAGGTTGGCGGCGCTCGCCCAAGGGTTGTCCTATGCGGATGCGGTAGGGAATGTACGCGCGATCGAGTCGATGCAGCGTCAGTTTGATCGCAACCTCCCTGCCGGGATTGTACTGTCGGGAGCCGTCAATAGTTTGAGTGCCTAA
- the ricT gene encoding regulatory iron-sulfur-containing complex subunit RicT: MKESRFVYRELIIHLEDDSLVNAICQGDLAIHQGDLCIIECNRVPEAGQMVKMMDHDGEMPAKGTVPFVLRRATLQDHSRADENRVVGRMALKTVHKRVEEYKLPLHVVQVRYSFDRSVLHVTFTSEDRVEYGECVKALAGELRVRIEMKSIGVRDAAKLVGGMGVCGRALCCKTWMQDFNVVTVKMAKAQRLALNPGAISGTCGRLKCCLKHEYEDYKQAGDKFPKDGSRVACGDSCGCIWDKDILKERVKVRMDDGRILDCALAEVSPILPKQEKGG; encoded by the coding sequence ATGAAAGAAAGCAGATTTGTGTATAGAGAGCTTATTATCCATCTTGAAGATGATTCGCTGGTAAATGCCATTTGCCAGGGGGATTTGGCTATTCACCAGGGTGATCTTTGCATCATCGAGTGTAATCGGGTCCCGGAGGCCGGACAGATGGTCAAGATGATGGACCATGATGGCGAGATGCCGGCCAAAGGGACCGTGCCCTTTGTGCTGCGACGAGCCACGCTTCAGGATCACTCGCGGGCCGATGAAAACCGGGTGGTTGGGCGGATGGCACTCAAGACTGTACATAAGAGGGTGGAAGAGTATAAACTGCCACTGCATGTAGTACAGGTCCGCTACAGTTTTGACCGGTCGGTGTTGCATGTGACGTTTACGTCCGAGGACCGGGTTGAATACGGGGAATGTGTCAAGGCGCTGGCGGGTGAATTGCGTGTGCGGATTGAAATGAAGTCGATCGGGGTCCGCGATGCCGCCAAGCTGGTTGGCGGCATGGGGGTATGTGGGCGTGCCTTGTGCTGCAAAACGTGGATGCAGGACTTTAACGTGGTGACGGTGAAAATGGCCAAGGCCCAGCGTCTGGCGCTGAATCCGGGTGCCATCAGCGGGACCTGCGGCAGGCTGAAGTGCTGTCTAAAGCATGAGTATGAGGACTATAAGCAGGCGGGGGATAAATTCCCTAAAGATGGGAGCCGGGTGGCGTGTGGTGACAGCTGTGGCTGTATTTGGGATAAAGATATCCTCAAAGAACGGGTAAAGGTTCGGATGGATGATGGGCGCATTCTGGACTGTGCGCTGGCGGAAGTGTCGCCGATCCTCCCGAAACAGGAAAAAGGCGGATGA
- the aroQ gene encoding type II 3-dehydroquinate dehydratase, translated as MKILVLNGPNLGLLGTREPGIYGTLTLADMMKRLEAHGRDKGVEIDWYQSDLEGELVSRIGASRGKYDGILMNPAAYTHTSVAIRDALQAVSVPCVEVHLSNIHAREPFRHTSLTAAVCVGQILGFGPMSYLLGLDALVDHLIQKKEAL; from the coding sequence ATGAAAATTTTAGTATTAAACGGGCCGAATCTCGGGTTACTGGGCACGCGCGAGCCTGGCATCTACGGCACCCTGACGCTGGCGGACATGATGAAGCGGCTGGAGGCGCATGGACGTGACAAGGGGGTTGAGATCGACTGGTATCAGAGTGATCTGGAGGGCGAGTTGGTGTCGCGCATTGGTGCGAGCAGGGGAAAATATGATGGTATCCTCATGAATCCCGCCGCCTATACCCATACCAGCGTGGCGATCCGTGATGCGCTTCAGGCGGTGTCGGTGCCCTGTGTGGAGGTGCACCTGTCGAACATTCATGCCCGGGAGCCCTTTCGTCATACCAGTCTTACGGCCGCCGTGTGCGTGGGGCAGATTCTGGGGTTTGGGCCCATGAGTTATCTGCTGGGGCTGGATGCCCTGGTGGACCATTTAATTCAGAAAAAGGAAGCACTATGA
- a CDS encoding PfkB family carbohydrate kinase: MKPVQLVVVGSIGLDTIETPHAKKVEILGGSVSYACASASFFTPTGMVGVVGADFPEPCVDIYRQFGIDLNGLQKSHGKTFRWSGIYEQDMNNRRTLATELNVLETFMPELPDDYTRAPFLFLANIAPQLQLHVLSQVKSPKFVAADTMDLWINIALTSLRDVISAVDLLTLNESEARLLAGENNLVKAAKKILGWGPKYVIIKKGEHGAMLFSATGIFVVPAYPLEIVHDPTGAGDTFAGGLMGALSERGEVSEAAICKAMGYGSVVASFGVEDFSLERLQTLSRREINHRFAAFKRLTHFDAVDAG; this comes from the coding sequence ATGAAGCCGGTACAGCTGGTTGTGGTCGGGTCGATCGGGTTGGATACCATTGAAACGCCCCATGCGAAAAAGGTTGAGATCCTGGGCGGGTCAGTGAGCTATGCCTGTGCCAGTGCCTCGTTTTTCACGCCCACGGGGATGGTGGGTGTGGTGGGGGCCGATTTTCCTGAACCGTGTGTCGATATCTATCGTCAATTCGGCATTGATTTGAACGGGCTCCAGAAGAGTCATGGAAAAACTTTTCGATGGTCCGGCATTTACGAGCAGGACATGAATAACCGCCGGACCCTGGCCACGGAACTCAATGTGCTTGAGACCTTCATGCCGGAATTGCCGGATGACTATACCCGTGCGCCCTTTCTGTTTCTCGCCAACATCGCGCCTCAGTTGCAGTTGCATGTGCTGTCCCAGGTCAAGTCTCCGAAATTTGTGGCGGCGGATACCATGGATCTCTGGATCAATATTGCCCTCACCTCGTTGCGTGATGTGATTTCCGCGGTAGACCTTCTGACCTTGAATGAATCTGAAGCCCGTCTTCTGGCCGGGGAAAACAATCTGGTCAAGGCGGCCAAGAAAATTCTGGGCTGGGGTCCCAAATATGTCATCATCAAAAAGGGTGAGCATGGGGCGATGCTGTTTTCGGCCACCGGCATTTTCGTGGTGCCCGCCTATCCCCTTGAGATTGTGCATGACCCCACGGGGGCAGGGGATACGTTTGCCGGGGGCTTGATGGGGGCCTTGAGCGAACGGGGCGAGGTCAGTGAAGCGGCGATTTGCAAGGCGATGGGGTATGGGAGCGTAGTGGCGTCCTTCGGGGTCGAGGATTTCAGTCTGGAACGGTTGCAGACGTTGTCCCGCCGTGAGATCAATCATCGGTTTGCCGCCTTTAAACGACTCACCCATTTTGATGCCGTGGATGCAGGATGA